TTATCCCGAATACGTTGCCCTGGGCGATTTGAACGGCGACGGCAAGGTCGACATGGCCGTCACCATGCAGGAAGGGCCGATCTACCTCAGTGCGGTTGTGGTTGCCCTCGGTAATGGAGATGGGACCTTTCAGGCACCCACGGCTTACCCCAGTTCTACACAAGGTGGCGGGTTGATCTATACCGAACCGGCGAACGTGCAGATGGCCGACTTTAACGGCGACGGCAACCTTGACCTGATCTACATCAACGCCGACTTGGGCACGATAGGGGTGATGACCGGCGTAGGGGATGGAACCTTCAACAGTCCGGTTGAGTTTCCCACGGCCGGCTACGTGTGGGGAATGACCGTGGCCGATGTGAACAACGATGGCGCTGTGGATGTAGTTGCGGGCAATGACTACGTTGGCGGCGTGAGCGTACTGCTAAATGGCAACGGGAGCGGAACCCAGCAGAACTTTACTGTGGCAACGCAAACGCCAAGTCAGACGGTCACGGCCGGGTCTTCCGCTACTTACAACCTAACTCTGGTGGGCACCAATTTGTATAACGGAACGATCACGTTCGCATGCACTGGCTTGCCGGACAAGGCGGCGTGTGCGTTCAGTCCGACTTCGCTCGTTGCTCAGGGGAACCTGCCTCTCAGTACGACTCTCACGATCAGCACCACGGCGGCGACTACGGCGCTGGTCGAGCCGGTCCGTCCAAACCCGAACGCCGGCGCACCGACTTTCCTGGCCAGCAGCCTTGGCCTGGGAGTGTTTGGTCTGTTGTTGGCAGGTGGCGGCAAGAATCGCCGCAAACGTCAGATGGCCATCCTGCTGGGAATCATGCTCCTGGTGATGATGATCACGCTGGTCGGATGCGACAACGGTTCGTCACCGATAACGTCAACGGGCACAACCGGCACGCCGGCAGGCAGTTACACCGTCACGGTAACATCAACCGGTACGGGGACAAGCACGCCAACTCACGCCGTGAACGTTACGCTGGTAGTGCAATAACACAGATGCGATAGGTCGTTGTGAAAGAGAAGCGGCTGGGGAATATCCAGCCGCTTTATTGTGTCCGCGAAATTTGTCGGCAACATTTGTTCGCGATGCCGCGGCGGGACAGCCGATGCGGCTGTCCCCACATCAGTCATTCTTAATCAGTCATTACTTAATCAGTCATTCTTAACTTAATCAGTCGTTCTTAGCTGGCGTGACTCTTTAGCACTTCCACGGCCTTGTTCAACTGGTCGTCGATCGGGTTCTTGGGTTTGGCGTCCTGATCCGGAGTGGCCGGGGCCGACTCCTCGTCGTCGGGACCGATGGAGTCGTCGGTTGCATCGGCCACGAGCACATTGGGGGTAATGGCGACGTCCTGGATGGCTTTGCCGCCGGGCGAATAATATTTCGCAACCGAGAGGATCAAAGCGCCGCCATCGGGCAGGTCGATGGTTTTCTGCACCGAGCCGTCGCCGAAAGTTTTGTCTCCGACAATGTCGCCGCGTGCGTTCTCCAGAATCGCGGCGGCAACGATTTCGCCGGCGCCGGAGGTTCCCCGATTGACCAGAACAGCGACCGGAAGATTCGTGATGGCCTTTGCCGGATCGGCATTAAAGGCTTCGCGGGGAAATTTCTGGCCCTGCAAATAAGTGATGGTGCCGTGATTCAGGAAGAGGTTAGCGGCCGTGACGCCTTCATTCTCATCGCCTTCGGCACAATTACGCAGATCAAGCAGAATCTTTTTCGCTCCGGACTTTTCGAGGCCCTTGATCTTGGCGGCAATCTCCTGGGTCTTGCCCTTGGTGAGGGCCTCAACTTTCACATAGCCGATGCCGTCGTCCATGAGCTTGTCGGTCACCGGAGGAATGCTGACCACATCGCGCGTAATTACTACTTTCTGTGGCTCTGCCTTGCGGGCGCGGACCACGGCAACATTCAGCGTGGAGCCGGGCGCTCCGGCGAGTAGGCTACGAATCTCCGGAAGCGACATTTCCCGCGTGCTTTGTCCTTCGATCGATTCGAATATATCGGTTTGCTCGATGCCGGCCTTTTCGGCGGGCGACCCTGGGAGCACGGCGACAACCGCCGCATAACCGAAGCGCTTCGACACTACTGCACCGATGCCGCCCTTCGCTTCCGACTTGCGACTCTTGTACGCCTTATAGGCGTCAGCCGACATGTAGCTGGAATTCGAATCGAGTGACTCCAAAAGCCCGTGCAGAGCCCCGTCAGTCACCTTGGGGATGTTGGGCTCTTCGACGTATTCACTGCGGACGCGCGAGAGCACTTCACTGTAGACCTGGAGTTGGCGGTAAGAGCCGTCGTTCGAGGAGGCGTGCACGCCTCCCATAGAACCTACGACGACGAAGAGTAGCACGGCAAAGGAGGTGACGAGAATTGCTGCTTTGATTTTCATGGACATCTGTTTTGATCTTCTTCTGGAAGGAGTTGCTTCCTATGGAACCCTCCCGATTATATCTCTGTAGATGCCGCTTTCGACTTCCCGGCTGCTTGATTTGATCCTCTTCGGTAATGTCGGCGATGGAGGGGTCCCTGACGAGAAAGACGTTCGAAGTCGCGATCTGTTATCTCGTGTTGTGCGGCCCAACAAAACAAGCAAGTTAGGGCGTTGGCTTGAAACTTATCGTGACCAGGGTCTGAACTGAAACGGGGCGGCCGTTCATGGTGTAGGGCTTGAATTTCCAGAGCTTGACGCCATCGATGGCGGCGCGGGCAAAGACCAAAGATCCCTGCATGAACTTGGCGTCCAGCATGGTGCCATCCCGGCCAATCAACACTTGCAAAATGACTGTGCCCTGCTGTCCACGGGCGCTGACGGGATATTCGATGGCAGGCTGATCGGTAAGCAAGGCACGCTCGGCGGTTTCGGAAATCGAGACGGGCTCAATTGACGGCATGGCGGTTTCGGGCGCCTTGTTGCCGCTGGCGTCCGGAGTCATGGAAGCCATTTGCGATTTCAGGCTGGTCGGAACGTTGCCCGGGGTCGACACGTAGTGCAGATCTTGAGTTTTAGGCGCTGCGGCACGCACGGGCACGGATTCAGCCGGAGCAGGAACTACTGCGGGCGCGTCAGAATGCGGCAGGTCGGTTGGGAGAACCGACGGGCTGCCCGCGGCGGTGAGAGCAACGGGTAAAGCGCGGGGTGTAGAAGGCCCACCAGGTACGGTCGATCCGCTTTGTGGGGCCGGCGTCTCGGGCATGGAAATGGAGGGTTGCGCATCCGGCGGCGCGACGGACGGCGGAGGCTGATCCGTTGGAGTAGCGCCAGTTGTGTCCCCTTGGCCCGGCTCGGCATTGCCTCCTAACGGATTTGACTTTTTGATGGTGGGATCAATCACCGGCAACACTTGAATCTGCGACGGGTCCGTCGTAGCGTCTGGAATGTGCTCGGCAACGGGCAGTTTGTATTCGTCGCCCGCGCGGGCGAAGTCTTCATGTACAACCGGCGCCTGTACGGGAGTGGCGGGCTGCGGATTAAGCCATCCACGCAGCGATCGCCGGCCATGCCCCCAGGCGGCGAGGAGGGTTGGATGCCAGGGCGCGCGCGGCGCGGCCACAATCGCGCCACTGGCCAGAACCAGCGCGGCAATGATTGGGCGTTTGAAACGGAACTTGGGCCGCGAAGCGCCTTCTGGGTCGTCGCTTTCTCCTGCCATGGAAGAGAAGCGCTCGGCTTCTTTCTTCTGCTCGTGTTTCTTCTCCGGCCGGGGCTCGGGATTCCGCTCGGGCTTTGGTTCCGCCTCTTCAATGTTCGTGTTCTGCTGATTCGGGGAGGTGAACCTCTGCGCCCAGTCTTGTGCCGTGATGGGAGTTCGCGCGGGAGTCTGGGCTGGGGTCTGATCGTAGTCAAGCAAGTCCGGCTTGTCGGGCACGGGGGCAGGGGCTGCCGGCGATTGCACCGGATTCGGAGACGCTGACCCGGCCCGGGTTTTCAAATACCATTCCAAACCTTTGCGTTCGGTCGGCTCTGGCGGCGGAGGCGGCAAGTCAGAAGCGGGCGTGGTGTGCGCCATGGCGGCAGCGGTGGGCTCCAGTTCACTGAGCGGGTCGACGGGGTGAACCGAAAATGCCTCCAGCGAGCGATGTACATCGGATTCAGTTTCGAAGTGCCCCCCTGGAGACTGCGGGCCGGATTGCAAAAATTCGCCTGCCCGGAGTCGGCTTTCGTGTCCCGGTTCCATGCTGGACGGAAGTACTGAAGCTGCAGCGGCGGCGGCGACCGGCTCCGGCGTAGGATTGGCCGCGGACTCCTTCTTGGAACGCAGCAGATCGCGCGCCGTGGTCAAGGTGTCTCTGACCTGGTTCGCCAGGATGGGCTTGCGCAAGATCGAATTGGCACCGGCCTGCAAGGCCTGCGACACGCTGATGTCGTCGCTGACAATGGCCAGAGTAAGCGGGCGTTCAGCAGCTTTGCGCTCGCGGGCTGCCGTAAGCAGCAGCGCACCTTCGGGCTGCTGGTTCCAATCAATGATGACGATTTGAAAATCCTGCTGGGTAACTTTGTCGATGGTGGCGACCGGCTCGGAGCAGTGCTCTGCCTCGACGCCGAGAGCGGTCAGCACCTCTAGAATAGGCGCAGCCGTTTCCTCGTCGGAAGAGAACAAGAGGCAGCGGAGATCCATATTCTTAGAGACTAGAGGTAGCGGGTAACTGCAAGCAAGATTACCGTGGGAGCGCCGAGGCGATGGTTCTGACACCGGCAGTACATGTACCGCGGAGTGGTCGCTTGCTAGAATGCTCGGTCGCACGCGAACCAAAACTCGAACCACCAAGGGCACTGAGGAACACGGAGTTATGGGCTTGCAGGAACACAATTACTGGCTTACCACGGCTGAGTTTCCTGTGCTGGATGCCGCATTGCCCCTCCCGGAAATAGTGGACGTGGCGGTCATTGGGGCGGGATTCACGGGACTGTCGGCTGCGCGTACATTGGCGAAGCGCGGTGCGCGGGTTGCCGTGCTGGAAGGGGAAACCATCGGGTGGGGCGCCAGTTCGCGCAATGGCGGGATGATTTTGACCGGGATGAAGCTGGGCGTGAATCAGCTTATCTCGATGTACGGGCGCGAGCTTACCCAGCGCATGTACGCCGCGTCGCTGGCGTCGATCGACTGCGTGGAACAGATTGTGCGTGAAGAGAAGATCGATTGCGACTTTTCGCGATGCGGTCATCTCGAAGTTGCCTGCAAGCAGAAGCATTTTGATGACTACGCGCGCCAGGCCGAAGTAATTGCGCGCGAGTTCGGGCACAGGTTGCGTGTAGCGCAGAAGGATCAGTTGAGTTCGGAGATTGGATCGACGATTTATTACGGCGGCATGGTCGATGAAGTCAGCGCGGGTGCGAATCCGGCGCGCTATGTTTCCGGGCTGGGACGCGCTGCCATTTCGGCGGGAGCTGGAATCTTTGAGCACGCTCGCGTGCTGACGATTGAGCGGGACTCGCGGCAAGGCGAACTGGGATGGAAGATTGCGACTTCGCGGGGAGCGACATGGGCGCATGAAGTCTTCGTTGCGACCAGCGGATATACGGGGCCTGCGACTCCGGCGCTGCGAAAGAAACTCATTCCGATCGGGTCGTTCATCATTACGACCGAAGTGCTTCCGGAAGCGCTGGCGCGAGAACTCAGCCCGCGCAACCGGATGATTTATGACTCGAAGAATTTTCTGTACTACTACCGGCTGACGCCCGACCGGCGGATGTTGTTCGGAGGCCGCGCGGCATTTTTTCCGGAGAACGATCAGACGGTGCGGCGGAGCGCGCAGATTCTGCGGCGGGGCATGATCGAGGTCTATCCGCAATTGAGCGACGCCAGGATCGATTATGTCTGGGGCGGCACGCTCGACTTCGCCTTCGACATCATGCCGCACGCGGGACAGATGGATGGAATGTATTACGCGGTTGGATATGCAGGGCATGGCGTGGCGATAGCGACGTATCAGGGACAGAAGATTGCTGAGCTCATGGCGGGAGATAAGCCGGAGAATCCGTTTGTAGAGATTCCGTTTCCGGGAGCGCCGCTGGGTTTGTACAACGGGAGGCCGTGGTTCTTGCCGCTGGCAGGGGCGTGGTACAAGTTTTTGGATTGGGTGAGTTGAGGTCGTGGGTGGCCGAACCTGAAAATTACGGATTACCGGAATGGATTTCGAACCGTCATTCGCTCGTCGATGATCTGCCCATCTTTCAAGTCTTCTGAGTAGAGCGTCCCGCACTTCGCCTCCAACGCCGAGGCAACGATGAGTGCGTCATAAATTGTGTATCCGTACCGCTCCGCGATGCGCACAGCGCTTTCGTGGGTTTCGACAGTGACCGCGAGGATTTCAGGGCAAAGGAGCCGAATCGACTGCAGCGTTGCTCTAACGTCATCCCAGGGCATCTGCACCTTGCGACGCACGATAGAAACAAATTCGTTCAATACCTGCGCGCTAATCGTGCCGCCGGCGAACAGCAATTCTTGAGCACGCAATTTCCGCGGATCGTTTTGTACGATGGCGTATACCACAACGTTGGTGTCGAAGAACGCCTTACCGTTCATGCGCCTCTTCGCGATTAAAGACAAATCCCTTGGGGAATGGGCGGCTCAATTTTCGAAGAGCCGCCAAAGCTTGCTCACGGCTCCGATCTCGCTTCACTTCAAAGTTCCTGGGGCCTGCCACCTGGATTTCAATGAGATCGCCCTCTTTCAGATTTAGGGCTTCTACCACCGCCGATGGCAGTCGGACGGCCAGACTGTTTCCCCACTTCGCAACTCGCATAAAACTCCTTGGATATACATTTAGATTGTATATCCACACCTCTATTTCGTCAATTTGGCAATGGAAGAGCAGAGGCGTCAATGCACCACAACGGTGTAGAATGGTGACATGGCTGCCACCAAACAAGTCCGCCGAAGCGTAACGCTTCCCACCCGGTTAGCGGAGCAGGTCGAGCGCATCGCCAAGAAACGACGCCTCAGCGATAATCGCGTGCTGGTCGAACTGGTCGAGCAGGGATTAGAAGCTCAGAAGGAAAAAGAAAAGGCTTTTTTCGCCCTCGCGGAGCGCTTCCGTTCAGCGGCTGATCCGAAGGAAGCGAAACAACTGGGCGACGAGATGGGCCGTTTCATCTTCGGTAAGTGAATGCGGGTAAGTGCAGCGCCGGTGAGTGAATGCCGCAGATCGAAACCTGGTCTCGCCTCCCGACTGCGATACGGGAACACCTGATCGAGCGCATGCACGACCGAAACATCAGCGTTAGTGATCTGAATCGACTTCGTCTCTGGATGGAAACGAAGCCCGAGGTGCCGCAAGGAAAGTGGTACAAAGATTTCGGTTCCTTCAAGCTTTGCGGCGAAGGCAGGTATCCCAAGACTTTTCTTCTTGCTGGCCAAGCGGCGACTGGACGGAGCCTCTAACCCGCGCCCTTCAACCGGTTGGCCGCCTCGGCGGCCGATCCGCAAACATCTACGGTTTTGCCGTTGTCTTTCTCGAGGCCGCAGTGATCTCCGAAATCTTCGATCTGGGTCACATGGTCGGGATTGACCTGGATTTTTCCTCCGGCCATTCCGAGTTTTGGATCGACGTAAACCTGGAACTCGACGAAGTTGCTCATCCACTGACTCCTGGTTGGGATTTAAACTGCGGTCCCTTTCTTTGATTCGAACTGTCTGACACACCAATACACCACGGGACCGACCACAATCGCAATTGCTCCGCCGATCATGCCGAAGCGATCGCTGCCCAGCAGGGCAACCAAAGCCATCGCGACCGGCGCGCCCACTACGTAAAGCAGGCCCGCGCGTCCTCCGGGAATCGTGAATGAGCGCTTCAGATTCGGTTGTGTGCGGCGAAGCTTCCATGCTGAGAGTACCGTCAGCACCGTCGTCGCGGAGCGCAGCCAGATGTAGACGGAGATCAGTTCGGCCAAGCTCTGCCATGCGAGCAGGGCATAGATCACCGCCGACACTACAATGGCGAGCCAGGGCGTTCCGTAGCGTGAGTGCTTCTGCGTCAAAGCGCGCGGCAAATATCCGTCTTCGGCCATGGCGAAGGGCATGCGGGTGGTGGTGAGCACGGTGCTGTTGAGCAGCGCGACGTTGCCCACCATCGCGGCCAGCGTCATCCAGGTGCCCAGCCAAAGGTGGCCGTGGAATGAGCCGCCGATCATGCTGGCGGCGTCGGAGAAATATCCAGCGTGCCATTTCTCCCAATTGCCGGCCGAAGCCAGCCCGCACAAGGTCGGCAGAAAATAGGTGGCGATCGATATGGGCACGACCAAGGCGAGCGCTCTTGGATAGGCGCGTTGCGGATTCTCGACCTCTTCGGCCACCGTGGAAAGTTGCTCGTAGCCGGAGTAGAGCCAGAGGCCCAGCGCCAAGCCTACGCCAAAGACTTTGAAGGTCGCTTGATGCGGAGGAATAAAAGGAACGAATGGATTGTGTCGCCAATGGAAGAGCGCGATGACGATCATCGTGACTACAGGAAGAAAGATGAAAATTTCAAGCACGGTCGCGACTTGCCCGACCATTTCGATGCCGCGCACGTTGATCCAGGTGAGCACGGCAATCAGGGCGACCGAGATGAGATAGTGCTCCCACCATGTCATCTTGAAGTAGTAACCAAGATAGTCTGTGAAAAGCACGGCGTAGGCGCCGCCCAGCAGAAAGGATGCGGTCCAGTTCCACCATCCGGCGAGGAAACCCCAGAAGTCGCCGAAGGCGGCGCGGGCCCAGCGATAAAAGCCGCCCTCGACCGGCATCGCGGTAGTGAGTTCCGCCGAAACCAGCGAGACCGGGATGCACCAGAAAAACGGGAGCACGAGCAGGTAGATCAGCGTCATGCCGGGGCCGGAGGTGGTGACCATGTCTTCAAGCCCGAAGGGGCCGCCGGTGGTGTAGGAGAACATTACGAAGACGAGGTAGAAGAGGCCGGCTTTACGGAGAGCGGAGTTGGATTGAGCGGCCAAGGAGCGATTCGGATCAATTTTAGATTTGCGATTTCAGATTGCAGATTGAAACCCTCGCGTCGGGCTTGAATCTTCAATCTGAAATCTGCAATCTGCAATCTGCAATCTGCAATCGAAAGTCTGCAATCCGGGTCGCTACGCGGCCAGCGTTCCCGACAGCGCGCCTTCCAGTTCGAGCAGTTTGCGCTTCACGTCGAGGCCGCCGCCGTAGCCGCATAGCGTACCGTCGGAGGCGATGACGCGATGGCACGGGACGACAATTGCCACAGGGTTGCGATTGTTCGCCATGCCGACGGCGCGGAAGCCTTGCGGCCTGCCGACCGCGCGGGCAATATCGGCATAGGAGCGGGTTTCGCCGTAGGGAATCGCAAGCAGCGCGCGCCAGCAAGCCAATTGAAAATCTGTGCCGCGCAGATCGAGGGCGAAGGTGAAGGCGCGGCGTTTGCCCGCAAAATATTCTTCGAGTTCGCCGACATAGTCTTTCGTCGCGTGGGCGGATTCTTCGAAGCGGATGCGCTGGTCATTGTCATTGTCATTGCCCGTGCGTTCGGCCCGCAGGTCGCGAGGGTTGGGACGAATCGTCCGCTGGCCGGGCAGGCGGCGGTCGAACTCTAAGGCCCTCAATCCATGGTCGGAGATGGCAAGGAAGAGGGGGCCTACGGGCGAGTTAAATATAATGGAATGAATTGTTTCCATGCGGCGTGCTAACTTCGCAAAGGCCTCGGTCGAGTATACGGCGCCACCACGATAGCACGAGCGCCAGCATCCCCGACCATTTTTTAAGTTGCGCAGCATATTGACAGAATCATTTTTTTCGACGACATTGGCTCGTGCAATTTGCGCGTTTGGGAAAGTGCACCGTTGAGAAAAATCCTGATTATTGCGGCCGCGATTGTGTTGGCGCCGGCTCTGCTGGTCAGTCTGGTGGTTCGGGCCGCGGGCGATTGGCGAAGCATCGGGCAAACCGAAGGCGGGGATAAAGTATCGGTCAGTTCGGTTCACGTCCTCAAGCACAATCAACGGATCGCGCTAGTGCGGGTCGAGTTCAAGGAACCGGCAGAACTGCCGCAGGGCGGTCCGTTCGTGGAAATGCGCGCTCGCGTACGATTCAACTGCACCGACGGCGCTGCCACTCCTACGACGGAATGGTTCTACTCTCGCGACCGTAGTGGACGCTTCGTGGTGAGCAAGAAAGCCTCGCACGACGATCAGTTCGGCAAGCATCCTGAAGGGGGCTTCGTCGATCTGGTCAACAAGAGCGTTTGTAGCCAGAGCAAATAAAATCTTTAACCACAGAGAGCGCTGAGGACCACAGAGGAAACTCCTGCCCTGTCCGCCTCCCATCTTTATTTCTTCAGTGCGAACGATTTCTTCAGTGCGAACGCCACGTAGACGCCGCCTGACTTCGACTTGGGATCTTTCCCGCCGCCGGCCGCGATTACAAGGAATTGCCGGCCGTCAATTTCATAGGTGGCCGGAGTGGTGTTGGCCGAAAATGGCAGCTTGGTTTCCCAGAGCAGGGCGCCGGTAGTTTTGTCGAATGCCCGAAATTTCCGATCGACGTTAGTCGCACCGATGAATACCAGGCCCCCCGCCGTTACCATGGGACCGCCGTAATTTTCAGACCCCGTATTCTTGTCCGCCAAATCCGGATACTCGCCTAACGGAATCTTCCACAAATATTCGCCGGTGTTGAGATTGATAGCGTTGAGCGTTCCCCACGGCGGCGCGACGGCGGGATAACCGTCGGGATCGAGGAATTTCTTGTATCCAGTGAAGTGATATTTCATGGCTGGGGCCGCAACTTCGGAATTCCGCATCTCTTTGTTTTCGATATTGTTGTTTTCGATATTGCCGACCCCACCGCTGACGACATACGAAAGCAAACTTGAAATTTGGTCGGGAGCAAGGATGGCGAAACCGGGCATGCGACCCTTGCCGTTCCTGATGGTCGCGGCGATATCGGACGCCGACATTCGTTGGCTTACGCCGACGAGTGAAGGAATCGCGGGCGGCGATCCTCCCATTTTTTCGCCGTGGCAAACCGCACATTGGCTGATGTAAAGCGCTTTGCCAGAGTTTCCTTCTTCTTCTGAGGGCGTACTCTCGGCCAGCGCGCCCGTCCACGCCACGTCGTTGGCGTTCACGTAGAGGACGCCCGTCTGGGGATCGGCAGCGGCGCCGCCCCACTCGGCGCCCCCATCGAATCCGGGAAAGATGACTGTGTCTTTGCCTACGCTGAAGGGAACGAACTGGCCTTCACTGCGAAAACTGTGGAACTTATCGAGCGCCCACTGATGGACCTGCGGCGTACGCTGGCTCAGAAGGTTCTCGGTGAGGAGTTGGCGAGCAAAGGGAGCGGGCTTCGTGGGCAGGCATTGCTGCGGCGCGGCAACTTCTCCAGGCACGTCGCTGGGCGGATAGCTGCGGCATTGGATAGGAAACAGTGGGGTTCCATTGCTGCGGTCGAAGAGAAAAACGAAGCCTTGCTTTGTGGTCTGAGCGACTGCGTCGACTTTGCTGCCGTCGTGCTCAACTGTCAGGAGAACCGGGGGCGAAGGAAAATCGCGGTCCCAAAGATCATGGCGTACACCCTGAAAATGCCAGATGCGCTCGCCGGTCGCGGCGTTCAGGGCGATGAGGCAATTGGCGAACAGGTCATCGCCGGCACGGTCTGCACCGTAAAAATCGAAGGCCGCAGAACCCGTGGGAACATAGACGACACCCCGTTCGGTATCGACGGTCATTCCTGCCCAGTTGTTGGCAGCGCCGCTGGTTTTCCACGCCTCTTTGGGCCAGGTTTCGTAGCCGAATTCGCCGGGATGCGGAATGGTGTGGAACGACCAGCGCAGTGTGCCGCTGCGCACGTCATAGGCCCGCACATCGCCGGGAGATGCAGGCAGAGTTTCGGACTCGCGTCCGCCGACGATCATCAGATCTTTGTAGATCACCGCGGGGGTGGTGACGTAGATCGACTGCTGAGTCGGATCGCGGCCGAGATCTTCACGAAGATCGATGCGGCCGTCGCCATTCTTGCCGAAACTGGAAATTGGTTTGCCGCTTGCGGCGTCGAGTGCATAGACGAAGTTCATCACGGCGACGAGAATGCGGCGGTCGTTACTGGGGTGCTGATTATTCTTGTCGGCCTTTTGGCCTGGGGTATCGCTCCAGTAGGCCAGGCCCCGGTCGGGTTGCGTCCCTTTAATTCCGGAATCGAACTTCCATAGCAGCTTGCCCGTGGAAGAATTCAGTGCGAAGACTTTTTCGGAGGGCGTGAGACCGTAGAGTACTCCGTCGACCTCGATTGGACTGCTTTGCAGACCGCCTTCTTCTTCGGTATCAAACATCCAGGCGACTTTGAGTTGTTGGACGTTCTTGCGATTGATCTGCTTCAGCGAGGAAAAGTGGTTGTTCTCCGCGGTTCCGCCATAGATTGGCCAATCGTGCGTTTGTTTTTTATCGGCGGCCTTGACTGACGAGACCATTCCAAAGGTCACCGCGGCCACGAGCAAAATAGTCGTCGTGAAACTGAGCCGCCTCTCGGTCATCCGTTGAGCCTTCTTTCGTGTGTCTGGTTGATGCGGTTGAGAAGTCCGCTTTCGGAGGATTATTTCCAGACCGATTCTAGACCTATGGCGCAAATGATGAGTCGTGCACGCAAAGATTTTATAAAACGTTTTGTAAAGTGAGTTCGTCGATTGGACTTGTCCGACTGAAGCACGCTAGCGCTGCGGCCCGTGCAGCCCTTCTCTGACGTGATGGTGCGAGGGCGGATCGATGGTTTGCGCTTGCTTGTCGTTCAGGTCGAGGCCGAAAGATGGCTTCTGGTAGGTTCCAGAGATTCGGATCGGTACGATTTCTTTTCTGCGTCTTTTTTTGAAAAAAGGATCCATCACCTTCAGCAAAAGCGCCTTGGGGCCGGTGGTGGTTTTCGAAATCTTCGTATCTACTTTCATCTGGCCGCGCAAGTCGATCTTGTAATTGATCAGGTTGTAAGTTCCGTGCATGAGCGCGGCGGCTCCAGGGATGCCGAAAGAAATATCGCTAAATGTGCTGACTCCGTTGTTGACGGTGACCTTGCCGGTCAGGCCCATGAGCACGGTCTCGGGATCGGACGTATCTTTTTCTCCACCGGCTTTTTGCCCGCGGGCTTGGGAGCTGAGTTTGTTCACGCTCTCCTGCGTAGAGGAATTGGAAAAGCCGCCGTGCTCGATTCCAAAATTTCCCTGGAGAGAAAGTTTCCTCAGGAAGGGCTGTGGGCCGGAAGGAATCTGCACTTTTGCCCGCAAGGTAACTTCGCCGGACATCGGAGAGCGCGGAGCCTGGACAAAAAGTCCGAGAATATCTTCGATGCGGCCTTGATCGGCGGTCAAGTCGATGAGCGCGGTCTTGCCTTTTCCGTGGGCCGATTTCGCGATACTGCCTTGCGCTACTACGTGCGTTTTGCGGAAATGCGCGTCCACACGATTCAGGAAGGTGTCGCCATGCGTGGCGTCGACATAGGCGCTGAACTCGGTTTTCAAACGCACGGGATGGTGCCCGGATTCAACCGTGAAGTCAGGCGTGTCGGTTGTGCCAGAGATATCGATATGCTGCAATTTCCCGGAAAACTTTCCCGTCGAGGACAGGATGCCGCCAATGGAGTGGTACACACTCAGGTCGGCGTGCTCGAATTTGTATTCGCCGGAGATGGGCGTCTGGGCGGGATCGTTGTCATTCCACATACCGAACTTGCCGAAGGCGGTGACTTCTCCCGGCGGTTCAGGATTGTGTACTTTCAAGTCATACG
The Candidatus Sulfotelmatobacter sp. DNA segment above includes these coding regions:
- a CDS encoding AbrB/MazE/SpoVT family DNA-binding domain-containing protein, translated to MRVAKWGNSLAVRLPSAVVEALNLKEGDLIEIQVAGPRNFEVKRDRSREQALAALRKLSRPFPKGFVFNREEAHER
- a CDS encoding TonB family protein; protein product: MDLRCLLFSSDEETAAPILEVLTALGVEAEHCSEPVATIDKVTQQDFQIVIIDWNQQPEGALLLTAARERKAAERPLTLAIVSDDISVSQALQAGANSILRKPILANQVRDTLTTARDLLRSKKESAANPTPEPVAAAAAASVLPSSMEPGHESRLRAGEFLQSGPQSPGGHFETESDVHRSLEAFSVHPVDPLSELEPTAAAMAHTTPASDLPPPPPEPTERKGLEWYLKTRAGSASPNPVQSPAAPAPVPDKPDLLDYDQTPAQTPARTPITAQDWAQRFTSPNQQNTNIEEAEPKPERNPEPRPEKKHEQKKEAERFSSMAGESDDPEGASRPKFRFKRPIIAALVLASGAIVAAPRAPWHPTLLAAWGHGRRSLRGWLNPQPATPVQAPVVHEDFARAGDEYKLPVAEHIPDATTDPSQIQVLPVIDPTIKKSNPLGGNAEPGQGDTTGATPTDQPPPSVAPPDAQPSISMPETPAPQSGSTVPGGPSTPRALPVALTAAGSPSVLPTDLPHSDAPAVVPAPAESVPVRAAAPKTQDLHYVSTPGNVPTSLKSQMASMTPDASGNKAPETAMPSIEPVSISETAERALLTDQPAIEYPVSARGQQGTVILQVLIGRDGTMLDAKFMQGSLVFARAAIDGVKLWKFKPYTMNGRPVSVQTLVTISFKPTP
- a CDS encoding FAD-binding oxidoreductase, with amino-acid sequence MLGRTRTKTRTTKGTEEHGVMGLQEHNYWLTTAEFPVLDAALPLPEIVDVAVIGAGFTGLSAARTLAKRGARVAVLEGETIGWGASSRNGGMILTGMKLGVNQLISMYGRELTQRMYAASLASIDCVEQIVREEKIDCDFSRCGHLEVACKQKHFDDYARQAEVIAREFGHRLRVAQKDQLSSEIGSTIYYGGMVDEVSAGANPARYVSGLGRAAISAGAGIFEHARVLTIERDSRQGELGWKIATSRGATWAHEVFVATSGYTGPATPALRKKLIPIGSFIITTEVLPEALARELSPRNRMIYDSKNFLYYYRLTPDRRMLFGGRAAFFPENDQTVRRSAQILRRGMIEVYPQLSDARIDYVWGGTLDFAFDIMPHAGQMDGMYYAVGYAGHGVAIATYQGQKIAELMAGDKPENPFVEIPFPGAPLGLYNGRPWFLPLAGAWYKFLDWVS
- a CDS encoding S41 family peptidase — encoded protein: MKIKAAILVTSFAVLLFVVVGSMGGVHASSNDGSYRQLQVYSEVLSRVRSEYVEEPNIPKVTDGALHGLLESLDSNSSYMSADAYKAYKSRKSEAKGGIGAVVSKRFGYAAVVAVLPGSPAEKAGIEQTDIFESIEGQSTREMSLPEIRSLLAGAPGSTLNVAVVRARKAEPQKVVITRDVVSIPPVTDKLMDDGIGYVKVEALTKGKTQEIAAKIKGLEKSGAKKILLDLRNCAEGDENEGVTAANLFLNHGTITYLQGQKFPREAFNADPAKAITNLPVAVLVNRGTSGAGEIVAAAILENARGDIVGDKTFGDGSVQKTIDLPDGGALILSVAKYYSPGGKAIQDVAITPNVLVADATDDSIGPDDEESAPATPDQDAKPKNPIDDQLNKAVEVLKSHAS
- a CDS encoding PIN domain-containing protein, giving the protein MNGKAFFDTNVVVYAIVQNDPRKLRAQELLFAGGTISAQVLNEFVSIVRRKVQMPWDDVRATLQSIRLLCPEILAVTVETHESAVRIAERYGYTIYDALIVASALEAKCGTLYSEDLKDGQIIDERMTVRNPFR